From the genome of Saccharomyces paradoxus strain CBS432 chromosome XII sequence:
AATCTAATAATAGACAGTCATCCGACGAAGGACGTTCTTCATCACAACCTTCACATCATCATTCAATCggtaataacaataatagtaataattataataacagcaacagtaacaataacaacaacagtaaCAGTAACGGTAACGATGGGGGTAATGATGACGACTATGACTATGAAATGCAAGATTACAGACCTTCGCCACAGAGTGCACGTCCAACCCCTACGTATGTTCCACAGTATTCTGTAGAAAGTGGGGCTGCTTTTCCGATCCAAGAGGTTATTCCCAGCGCGTACATTAACACACAAGATATGAATCATAAAGATAACGGTCCGCCGAGTGCAAGCAGTAATAGAGCATTTAGGCCTAGAGGGCAGACTACAGTATCGGCCAACGTGCTTAatgttgaagatttttacaaaaatgCAGATGATGCGCATACCATCCCGGAGTCACATTTATCGAGAAGGAGGAGCAGGTCGAGGGCTACGAGTAATGCTGGGCACAGCGCTAATACGGGCGCTACGAATGGTAGGACTACTGGTGCCCAAACCAATATGGAAAGTAATGAACCACCACGTAACGTCCCTATTATGGTGAAGCCAAAGACATTATACCAGAACCCCCAAACACCTACGGTCTTGCCCTCCACATACCATCCAATCAATAAATGGTCCTCCGTGAAAAACACTTATTTGAAGGAATTTCTGGCCGAGTTCATGGGAACAATGGTCATGATTATTTTTGGCAGTGCCGTTGTTTGTCAGGTCAATGTTGCTGGCAAAATACAACAGGACAATTTTAATGTGGCTTTGGATAATCTCAACGTGACCGGATCTTCTGAAGAAACTATAGACGCTATGAAAAGTTTAACATCCTTGGTTTCATCCGTTGCAGGCGGTACTTTCGACGATGTGGCACTGGGTTGGGCAGCTGCAGTCGTGATGGGTTATTTCTGCGCTGGTGGTAGCGCTATCTCAGGTGCTCATTTGAATCCTTCTATTACATTGGCTAATTTGGTATATAGAGGCTTTCCCCTGAAGAAAGTGCCTTATTATTTTGCTGGACAACTG
Proteins encoded in this window:
- the FPS1 gene encoding Fps1p (Aquaglyceroporin, plasma membrane channel~similar to YLL043W) codes for the protein MSNPQKALNDFLSSESVHTHDSSRKQSNNRQSSDEGRSSSQPSHHHSIGNNNNSNNYNNSNSNNNNNSNSNGNDGGNDDDYDYEMQDYRPSPQSARPTPTYVPQYSVESGAAFPIQEVIPSAYINTQDMNHKDNGPPSASSNRAFRPRGQTTVSANVLNVEDFYKNADDAHTIPESHLSRRRSRSRATSNAGHSANTGATNGRTTGAQTNMESNEPPRNVPIMVKPKTLYQNPQTPTVLPSTYHPINKWSSVKNTYLKEFLAEFMGTMVMIIFGSAVVCQVNVAGKIQQDNFNVALDNLNVTGSSEETIDAMKSLTSLVSSVAGGTFDDVALGWAAAVVMGYFCAGGSAISGAHLNPSITLANLVYRGFPLKKVPYYFAGQLIGAFTGALILFIWYKRVLQEAYSDWWMNESVAGMFCVFPKPYLSSGRQFFSEFLCGAMLQAGTFALTDPYTCLSSDVFPLMMFILIFIINASMAYQTGTAMNLARDLGPRLALYAVGFDHKMLWVHHHHFFWVPMVGPFIGALMGGLVYDVCIYQGHESPVNWSLPVYKEMIMRAWFRRPGWKKRNRARRTSDLSDFSYNNDDDEEFGERMALQKTKTKSSISDNENEAGEKKVQFKSVQRGKRTFGGIPTILEEEDSIETASLGATTTDSIGLSDTSSEDSHYGNAKKVT